The following coding sequences lie in one Spartobacteria bacterium genomic window:
- a CDS encoding VWA domain-containing protein, with the protein MRFAYPWMLLLTLLIPGLIWLRYSLRRRPKVTFSDGESLKKLPTSWVIQLRGLLPAAYAAGLILLVIALARPQRGMDESRVKTEALDIVLTVDVSTSMRAIDFATATQRELNRLDAAKDVMTQFIMDRPDDRIGMVAFAAMPYTVSPLTLDHSWLVNRMDGLKTGMIEDGTAIGDALASSINRLRESEAKSKVIVLLTDGMNNAGKLSPENAAQAAKALGIKVYTVGAGASGMVKYPVQDPWGRTQYVRQPSEIDEKTLVNIAKTTDGLYFRATDLKELKKVYEEIDKLEKTEIEVQQYTRYEELFVPVLLAALVLLLLEKLLSETRFRRLP; encoded by the coding sequence ATGAGGTTTGCCTATCCATGGATGCTCCTGCTGACCCTGCTGATTCCCGGCCTGATCTGGTTGCGCTACAGCTTGCGACGTCGTCCGAAAGTCACCTTCAGTGACGGCGAATCCCTGAAAAAACTCCCGACGTCCTGGGTGATTCAGTTACGCGGATTACTTCCAGCGGCTTATGCCGCCGGGCTGATTCTGCTGGTCATCGCGCTGGCTCGTCCTCAAAGGGGCATGGACGAAAGTCGTGTGAAAACCGAAGCACTGGACATTGTGTTGACTGTGGACGTTTCGACATCCATGCGTGCCATTGACTTTGCAACCGCCACCCAGCGCGAATTGAACCGGCTGGATGCCGCCAAAGATGTGATGACCCAGTTTATTATGGATCGTCCCGATGATCGCATCGGCATGGTTGCCTTTGCCGCTATGCCGTACACGGTTTCGCCGCTGACATTGGATCATTCCTGGCTGGTCAATCGCATGGACGGATTAAAGACGGGCATGATCGAAGATGGCACAGCCATTGGCGACGCACTGGCCTCGTCGATCAATCGTCTTCGTGAGAGCGAAGCGAAAAGCAAAGTGATCGTACTCCTCACCGACGGCATGAACAACGCTGGGAAGTTGAGTCCGGAAAATGCTGCGCAAGCCGCCAAAGCCCTAGGTATCAAAGTGTACACCGTTGGAGCCGGCGCATCAGGCATGGTGAAATATCCCGTTCAGGATCCATGGGGCCGGACGCAATATGTACGGCAGCCCTCGGAAATCGATGAAAAAACATTGGTGAATATCGCCAAAACCACCGACGGACTTTACTTCCGCGCCACCGATCTGAAAGAACTGAAAAAGGTCTATGAGGAGATCGACAAGCTGGAGAAAACCGAAATTGAAGTGCAGCAGTACACCCGCTATGAAGAACTGTTTGTTCCCGTTCTTCTGGCCGCGCTGGTTTTACTGCTGTTGGAAAAACTGTTGTCAGAAACCCGTTTCAGGAGATTACCATGA
- a CDS encoding DUF58 domain-containing protein, with translation MISKELIKKVRQIQITTNHMVNDVFAGQYQSVFKGQGMEFHEVREYMPGDDIRTIDWNVTARTGKPFIKKFVEEREMTVMLMVDVSGSLDFGSTSQLKKNLAAELAALLAFSAIKNNDRVGLILFSDKVEHYIPPQKGVRHVLRVISEVLQCEPESKKTDLVPALDFMNHVTTRKSVCFLISDFFFDRQAAQRGLNITAKKHDLVGVVVGDKRETSWPRVGLVDWIDAETGETYLVDTSDKATRHALTSMQRTRRDDLLKQLARSGIDAVEVTAGESYTKEFIKFFKKRERRLGM, from the coding sequence ATGATTTCTAAAGAATTGATAAAAAAGGTCCGTCAGATCCAAATCACGACCAATCATATGGTCAACGATGTGTTTGCCGGCCAATATCAGAGCGTATTCAAAGGTCAGGGCATGGAATTCCACGAAGTTCGGGAATACATGCCGGGCGATGATATACGGACCATTGACTGGAACGTCACAGCTCGTACAGGCAAACCTTTTATTAAAAAGTTTGTGGAAGAACGAGAAATGACGGTGATGTTAATGGTGGATGTCAGCGGTTCACTGGATTTCGGCAGCACATCGCAGCTGAAAAAAAATCTGGCGGCAGAACTGGCAGCGCTACTGGCATTTTCTGCGATTAAAAATAATGATCGCGTGGGTCTGATTTTGTTTTCTGACAAGGTTGAGCACTATATTCCCCCGCAAAAAGGGGTGCGTCACGTGTTGCGCGTAATCAGCGAAGTATTACAATGCGAACCGGAATCAAAGAAAACGGACTTGGTTCCGGCGCTGGACTTTATGAATCACGTCACCACTAGAAAATCGGTTTGTTTTCTAATCAGTGACTTTTTCTTCGATCGTCAGGCGGCACAGCGGGGATTGAACATCACGGCCAAGAAACACGATCTGGTGGGGGTTGTCGTAGGTGACAAACGGGAAACAAGCTGGCCTCGTGTCGGGCTGGTGGACTGGATTGATGCGGAAACCGGTGAAACCTATTTGGTGGATACCAGTGACAAAGCCACCCGGCATGCCCTGACATCCATGCAGCGCACCCGTCGCGATGATCTGCTCAAGCAGCTGGCGCGGTCGGGCATTGATGCAGTGGAAGTAACTGCCGGCGAATCCTACACCAAGGAATTCATCAAATTTTTCAAAAAACGCGAACGGCGTCTAGGCATGTAA
- a CDS encoding MoxR family ATPase, protein MTTGIQAINDQVKEYSVHIAALRAEMEKVIVGQKYLIDRLMIGLLANGHVLLEGVPGLAKTLAVRTLSSALDTDFQRIQFTPDLLPADLIGTQIYNPKEGSFSIKQGPVFSNIILADEINRAPAKVQSALLEAMQERQVTIGEHTFKMAEPFLVMATENPVEQEGTYPLPEAQVDRFMLKLVIDYPTLSEERQILDAMSVTNKTFQVQPVVKAEAILEARKVVDQIYVDDKIKDYILSIVFCTRNPDDYHLNIKDYIRYGASPRATINLTLASKAHAFMSGRGYVTPQDVKSMAHDVLRHRIIVSYEAEAEELTSDDLITRMLNELPVP, encoded by the coding sequence ATGACAACAGGCATTCAGGCCATTAATGATCAGGTAAAAGAATACAGCGTTCACATTGCGGCGTTGCGGGCGGAAATGGAAAAGGTGATCGTCGGACAGAAATATTTGATTGATCGCCTGATGATCGGATTGCTGGCTAATGGCCATGTATTACTGGAAGGCGTACCCGGTCTGGCAAAAACGTTAGCGGTTCGCACATTGTCAAGTGCGCTTGACACAGATTTTCAGCGTATCCAGTTCACTCCGGACTTGCTGCCGGCAGATTTGATCGGAACGCAGATTTATAATCCCAAAGAAGGGTCGTTCAGTATTAAACAGGGCCCGGTTTTCTCTAATATCATTCTGGCTGATGAAATCAACCGTGCGCCAGCTAAGGTGCAAAGCGCCCTGCTGGAAGCCATGCAGGAACGACAGGTCACCATCGGCGAACATACGTTTAAAATGGCAGAGCCTTTTTTGGTGATGGCGACAGAAAATCCGGTGGAACAGGAGGGAACTTATCCCCTGCCGGAAGCACAGGTCGACCGCTTCATGCTCAAGCTGGTGATCGACTATCCCACGCTGAGTGAAGAACGCCAGATTTTGGACGCCATGTCGGTTACGAATAAAACATTTCAGGTTCAGCCAGTAGTAAAAGCAGAAGCCATTCTGGAAGCCCGCAAGGTCGTCGACCAAATTTATGTGGATGATAAAATCAAAGATTACATCCTGAGCATTGTATTCTGCACGCGTAATCCGGATGACTACCACTTGAATATAAAGGATTACATCCGCTACGGCGCGTCACCACGTGCCACCATCAACCTGACGCTGGCATCGAAGGCCCACGCCTTTATGAGCGGACGAGGTTATGTAACACCGCAGGATGTCAAATCCATGGCACACGATGTATTGCGTCACCGGATTATCGTTTCTTATGAAGCCGAAGCCGAGGAACTGACTTCAGATGACTTGATTACACGTATGCTGAACGAACTGCCGGTGCCCTAG